Proteins encoded in a region of the Triplophysa rosa linkage group LG6, Trosa_1v2, whole genome shotgun sequence genome:
- the LOC130555835 gene encoding bromodomain adjacent to zinc finger domain protein 2B isoform X2: MESAERLERSTVGQTPIRSKEKPRDSSPTTNNKKGHLFGMLGNHGLGVSSVSGVFPMMHHSSAPVRSEFGGLGTLGMSLALAARSQLGALPDCWRFADAQGQGSAVLFPHLLGLPALFSMPSLNQEQNLIQSRAPRLNGSVNGKGKSSPVSSTPSPVLTASDQTRIPKPAINHLEDETRHKTKGKLCRKLPVVSINTDSQSPSNHINHDSQSASTSDSSSEALHSSDSDDLEDDDDDDDQTDDSVESECGKDLRGMKTGEMQTVLDARDRLSFTSTHMASNPLLFQVFRPSDVPGKHTSVIQATGSPTSTNPLGLVTQPYKDRDVPSPKLLSHSSPKPVSVTPSPNPLSLSSSPKSASLTPSPKSLSVSSPPIPASRSPSSRAPSLQSDHLKSGRNYLDETLSNFSKLRQSFLPQEPMKQALSSALRGAQTKISSPSFSQKSFFNHLFLPLLPMESHHPNGVQDAPLALITKPRSQNSRAPDKPLLAINSPVNLSTTGTWQPSTEPVEMGRTFTSSALTSAASSGNGCKSGRGGLKRGRETLMGQFRGAESDLTSSNDSGDSLMDEENDVSNDSLSDSDSNLDSDSDDEDDAKHEDVHSDTEVERMPLKPLSSSLDTSFGRTTSPIPLNLQVHRTPAVGVPTIVSTFREPTNHKSPLTSNGVATPPGKRRRVTDETALRKPLEYGWQRETRITNTCGRLRGVVAYYAPCGRKIKQYPDVMKYLTKHGISDIARDHFCFSAKIKVGDFYEARDGPQGAQWYLLKEEEVVSRILAMEGRRGRPRNPKRSGVPAVSPSHSSRRVCGVDESKADGLSVSEVKLLRRLEAQEIARQAAQMKLIRKLEKQALARAAKEARRQQTIMQAEERKKQKEQMKILKQQEKIKRIQQIRMKKEFRAQQILEAKRKRKEEAANARMLEAEKRMKEKELRRQQAVVLKLQELERHRLDMERERHRQHVMLMKTMEARKKAEEKERVKQEKRDEKRINKERRQELRRLELEMSRELNKPNEDMCLSDHKPLPALSRIPGLVLPGGCFADCLMVMQFLRCFGKVLGFDISAEVPSLAVLQAGLLNVGDHMTFLQDLLVRMLSAALCDPGLPPGYRAKTALGDHVTNVRLDRDNVSEVLQIYMEAQCGQTDLAPLAESLKTKAFQAHAPSQKASILAFLANELTCSRSVISEIDRNIDSMTSLRREKWLMEGNLRKLKRVHSKRTGKRERNGGLEERQTLSTPATGRKRKRKAGESEDDDEEEDEDSEEQGEDDEEDYGGKRGKKADACEEEDEGNQASSIEELEKQIEKLSKQQSQVRRKLFEVSHSLGSVMFGQDRYKRRYWVLPQCGGVFVEAMERSEGPEELQRERERERLKNTSLVQVKEERLETPKERCLDADPDVKHEPASPNEVDPLNLFLQKPGSFSKLSKLLEVAMMSEETKQTALPSSPAPVPSTYLRHANQQLHKVLTERNSHWFSLLPRSPCGGSSLTDGPATLPHSTSSSSSPPTSSGWVRSPSATSPAVSAGPNSAAGVSNSSLMALRMKSCMSVMDLPFCSWSNGNVSSSGVSVAPILSGFYPPAEVSRNVNPFLNTGRRDSPTSPGEKPLSTPSPAIEVSKRQDYPLPHPVPKEMLSGWWRVTDIGELRSIEKACHSRGIRERALQKQLQKHMDYISQLCAKNRDVTVIEASELQKHQIFEDTLYSWCVDEQVMDVDIGVLQQVEKLELRVTSANLQVKGWTPPTAQSHSEHLVYHEHKPVIENSQSDDRSDCGIMRRANNPLDIAVMRLEELERNIDRRYLKSPLNGSVQIRTSHTGTVTAPASAPSPAGADEDGVEEDLSPGLKQWRKALGEVRSSSQLSMCIRQLHESIAWDKFIMKYCQICHMGENEDLLLLCDGCDGSCHTYCHKPQITSIPSGDWFCPACVSQANSRSLKSRNPSNRSSEELKKLSEVKRNGKASATAETSEDESGRASSSPSKVTKEMKKRKTEDPSTGPVERESPACVKQVTTARDDSKDVAICRILLAELERHQDAWPFLRPVDPKSVPGYRKVIRKPMDFSTIRDKLANSQYLNLETFIIDVNLVFDNCERFNEDHSDIGRAGHTMRWFFHSRWTELLKQKLT; the protein is encoded by the exons GACTGAATGGTTCGGTCAATGGAAAAGGAAAGTCAAGCCCCGTCTCCTCCACACCCTCTCCAGTCCTCACCGCTTCAGATCAAACCAGAATCCCAAAACCAGCCATAAACCACCTGGAGGACGAGACCAGACACAAGACTAAAGGG AAGCTTTGCAGAAAACTGCCAGTCGTTTCCATCAACACTGACAGCCAATCACCATCAAACCACATCAACCATGACAGCCAATCAGCATCCACCTCTGACAGCTCGAGTGAAGCTCTACACAGCTCTGACTCAGATGACTTGGAGGATGACGATGATGACGATGATCAGACTGATGATAGTGTGGAATCTGAATGTGGAAAAGATCTAAGAGGGATGAAGACG GGGGAAATGCAGACAGTGTTGGATGCCAGGGACCGTCTTTCTTTCACCTCAACACACATGGCATCAAACCCTCTGCTCTTCCAGGTCTTCAGACCCTCAGACGTGCCCGGGAAACACACCAGTGTGATCCAGGCTACAGGTTCACCAACCAGCACGAATCCACTTGGACTTGTCACACAGCCGTACAAAGACCGGGACGTCCCGTCGCCTAAATTACTCTCTCATTCCTCTCCAAAACCCGTTTCTGTCACCCCATCACCAaaccctctctcgctctcttcctCTCCAAAATCTGCTTCTCTCACCCCATCACCGAAGTCTCTCTCAGTCTCTTCTCCTCCCATACCGGCCTCCCGATCACCCTCCTCAAGAGCCCCGTCTCTCCAGTCGGATCACCTCAAATCAGGCAGGAATTACCTCGACGAGACCCTCTCGAACTTCAGCAAACTCAGACAG TCATTTCTACCTCAGGAGCCCATGAAGCAAGCCTTATCCTCAGCACTCAGAGGTGCACAGACGAAAATCTCATCACCATCTTTCAGTCAGAAATCTTTCTTCAACCATCTCTTCCTCCCATTACTTCCTATGGAGAGCCACCATCCCAACGGCGTTCAGGACGCTCCTCTGGCCCTCATAACCAAACCTCGATCGCAAAACTCACGCGCCCCTGATAAACCTCTACTGGCCATCAACAGCCCCGTCAACCTCAGCACGACGGGGACCTGGCAGCCCTCGACAGAACCCGTGGAAATGGGTCGGACCTTCACCTCGTCTGCTTTAACCTCAGCAGCTAGCAGTGGAAACGGTTGTAAATCAGGGAGGGGAGGGTtaaagagagggagggagacgCTGATGGGTCAATTCAGAGGGGCGGAGTCAGATCTCACCAGCAGTAATGACTCTGGAGACTCATTAATGGATGAGGAAAATGATGTTTCAAACGACAGTCTGTCAG ATTCAGACAGTAATTTAGACAGCGATTCTGACGATGAAGATGATGCCAAACATGAAGATGTGCACTCGGATACGGAAGTTGAAAGAATGCCTCTCAAACCCTTATCATCTTCGCTAGACACCTCCTTTGGCCGGACCACCAGCCCCATCCCTCTCAATCTACAGGTCCACAGGACCCCTGCGGTGGGAGTGCCTACTATTGTGAGCACCTTTAGagaaccaaccaatcacaagtCACCTTTAACCTCTAACGGTGTGGCCACACCCCCag GGAAAAGAAGAAGAGTGACGGATGAGACTGCGCTTCGGAAACCTCTGGAATATGG ATGGCAGAGAGAGACGCGCATCACAAACACATGTGGACGGTTACGGGGGGTGGTGGCGTATTACGCTCCCTGCGGCAGGAAGATCAAACAGTATCCTGACGTTATGAAG TATCTGACCAAACATGGAATCAGTGACATCGCTCGCGATCATTTTTGCTTCAGTGCTAAAATAAAGGTTGGCGACTTTTATGAAGCCAGAGATGGACCTCAG GGGGCGCAGTGGTACTTGCTGAAGGAGGAGGAGGTCGTCAGTCGTATCCTGGCGATGGAAGGTCGACGGGGTCGTCCCAGGAACCCCAAGCGCTCGGGTGTCCCCGCTGTTAGCCCGTCTCACTCCAGCAGGAGAGTCTGTGGGGTTGATGAGAGTAAAGCTGATGGTCTCAGTGTCTCCGAGGTCAAACTGCTGCGCAGACTGGAGGCTCAGG AAATAGCACGGCAAGCGGCTCAGATGAAGCTGATTcgtaaactggagaaacaggcgCTGGCACGAGCAGCTAAAGAGGCCAGGAGACAACAGA CCATCATGCaggcagaagagagaaagaaacagaaagagcAAATGAAGATTCTGAAACAGCAG GAGAAGATCAAAAGAATCCAGCAGATCCGGATGAAGAAGGAGTTCCGTGCTCAGCAAATCCTGGAG GCAAAACGAAAGAGGAAGGAAGAAGCTGCAAATGCCAGAATGCTAGAAGCTGAGAAACGAATGAAG GAGAAGGAGTTGCGCAGACAGCAGGCCGTCGTTCTGAAGCTCCAG GAGTTGGAGAGACATAGACTAGATATG GAACGGGAGAGGCATCGGCAGCATGTGATGCTGATGAAGACGATGGAGGCCAGAAAGAAAGCTGAG GAGAAGGAGCGTGTGAAGCAGGAGAAACGAGATGAGAAGAGGATAAATAAGGAGCGCAGACAGGAGCTCAGACGGCTGGAGCTGGAGATGAGCAGAGAACTCAACAAACCCAATGAAGACATGTGTCTGTCTGATCACAAG cctCTACCAGCGCTGTCACGGATTCCAGGTCTCGTCTTGCCGGGAGGATGTTTTGCAGACTGTCTGATGGTGATGCAGTTCCTCCGTTGTTTTGGGAAGGTTCTGGGTTTTGACATCAGCGCTGAAGTGCCGTCACTCGCTGTGCTCCAGGCCGGGCTGCTGAACGTAGGAGACCACATGACCTTCCTCCAAGACCTGCTGGTGCGCATGCTGTCTGCGGCTTTATGTGACCCCGGACTCCCTCCTGGATACAGG GCCAAGACTGCTCTTGGAGACCATGTGACTAATGTCAGGCTCGATCGGGACAATGTTTCAGAGGTGCTACAGATCTATATGGAGGCTCAGTGTGGACAGACGGATTTAGCGCCGTTAGCCGAGAGCTTGAAGACCAAAGCTTTCCAAGCACACGCACCCTCACAGAAAGCTTCTATACTGGCCTTCCTGGCCAATGAGCTGACCTGCAGCAGGAGTGTCATCAG TGAGATAGACCGAAACATTGACAGTATGACCAGCCTGCGACGAGAAAAATGGTTGATGGAGGGAAACCTGCGAAA GTTGAAGAGAGTTCACTCTAAGAGGACAGGGAAGAGAGAACGTAACGGAGGGTTGGAAGAGCGTCAGACTCTCAGCACGCCTGCCACCGGACGCAAACGCAAGCGTAAAGCTGGAGAGAGcgaagatgatgatgaagaggaagatgaggaCAGTGAGGAGCAGGGAGAGGATGATGAAGAGGATTatggagggaagagaggaaAGAAAGCCGATGCGTGTGAAGAGGAG GATGAAGGCAATCAAGCCTCAAGTATTGAAGAGCTAGAAAAACAGATCGAGAAGCTGAGCAAG CAACAGAGTCAGGTCCGCCGGAAGCTGTTTGAAGTGTCTCACTCGCTTGGCTCCGTGATGTTCGGGCAGGACCGGTATAAACGCCGATACTGGGTGCTGCCGCAGTGTGGAGGGGTGTTCGTGGAAGCCATGGAGAGAAGCGAGG GTCCGGAGGagttgcagagagagagagagagggagaggttGAAGAACACTTCTCTCGTCCAAGTGAAAGAAGAACGGTTGGAGACGCCTAAAGAAAGATGTTTAGACGCAGACCCTGATGTGAAACATGAACCCGCGTCTCCGAATGAAGTGGATCCTCTCAACCTGTTCCTGCAGAAACCAGGCTCCTTTTCCAAGCTCAGCAAGCTGCTGGAGGTGGCCATGATGTCTGAGGAGACAAAACAGACTGCGTTACCCAGCAGCCCCGCTCCAGTTCCCAGCACCTACCTCAGGCACGCCAACCAGCAGCTCCACAAGGTTCTGACGGAGAGGAATTCTCATTGGTTCAGTCTGCTGCCACGCTCTCCGTGTGGCGGCTCGTCTCTGACAGATGGTCCCGCGACTCTTCCTCACTCAAcatcttcatcttcctcacctCCAACCTCTAGTGGTTGGGTCCGATCCCCGTCTGCCACATCTCCTGCTGTCTCTGCGGGACCCAACAGCGCTGCGGGCGTCAGTAACTCTTCATTAATGGCActgcgg ATGAAGTCGTGCATGTCTGTGATGGATCTGCCTTTCTGTTCATGGTCCAATGGGAACGTTTCCTCCTCTGGGGTCTCCGTGGCCCCCATTCTCAGTGGTTTTTACCCACCCGCTGAGGTCAGCAGAAACGTTAACCCCTTCTTGAACACCGGGAGGCGCGATTCCCCTACATCTCCTGGAGAGAAACCTCTGTCCACACCATCACCAGCTATTGAGGTGTCTAAACGTCAGGATTACCCATTACCTCATCCTGTTCCTAAGG AGATGCTGAGCGGCTGGTGGAGGGTGACGGACATCGGTGAGTTGCGTTCGATAGAGAAAGCGTGTCATTCCCGTGGGATCCGGGAGAGAGCCCTGCAGAAACAGCTTCAGAAACACATGGATTATATCTCTCAGCTCTGTGCCAAGAACAGAGATG TGACTGTCATCGAAGCCTCTGAGCTGCAGAAGCATCAGATCTTTGAGGACACCCTCTACAGCTGGTGTGTGGATGAACAGGTCATGGACGTTGACATCGGTGTCCTGCAGCAGGTCGAGAAGCTTGAACTTAGAGTCACTTCCGCCAACCTGCAGGTCAAG GGCTGGACGCCCCCAACAGCACAATCGCACAGTGAACACCTGGTGTACCACGAGCACAAACCTGTCATAgagaacagccaatcagatgacAGATCTGACTGTGGCATCATGCGTCGTGCAAACAACCCTCTAGATATAGCGGTGATGCGTCTGGAAGAGCTGGAGAGAAACATTGATCGAAGATACCTGAAGAGTCCATTAAACGGCAGCGTTCAGATCAGAACGAGTCACACGGGTACGGTGACCGCACCAGCATCGGCACCATCACCTGCTGGAGCTGATGAGGACGG GGTTGAGGAGGATCTATCTCCAGGTCTGAAACAGTGGCGTAAAGCTCTGGGTGAGGTGCGGAGCTCGAGTCAGCTCTCCATGTGCATCCGGCAGCTTCACGAGTCTATTGCCTGGGACAAATTCATCATGAAG TACTGTCAGATATGCCATATGGGGGAGAACGAGGATCTTCTTCTGCTGTGTGATGGTTGTGATGGAAGCTGCCACACCTACTGTCATAAACCCCAAATCACCAGCATACCATCAGGAGACTGGTTCTGTCCAGCCTGCGTGTCCCAA GCAAACAGTCGGTCCCTGAAGAGCAGAAATCCCTCGAACCGTTCAAGTGAAGAGCTGAAGAAACTCAGCGAGGTCAAACGTAACGGAAAAGCATCTGCGACTGCAGAAACCTCAGAGGACGAGTCAGGCCGTGCCAGCAGCTCTCCCAGTAAAGTGACAAAGGAaatgaaaaagagaaagacGGAAGATCCATCCACAGGCCCAGTCGAGCGCGAGAGCCCTGCGTGTGTGAAGCAAGTCACGACAGCCAGAGACGACAGTAAAGATGTGGCCATCTGCAG AATTCTATTGGCCGAGCTGGAGCGCCATCAGGACGCCTGGCCATTTTTGAGACCCGTCGATCCCAAATCTGTCCCGGGATATCGCAAGGTGATCAGGAAGCCAATGGACTTCTCCACTATCAGAGACAAACTCGCCAACAGCCA GTACCTGAATCTTGAGACCTTCATTATTGATGTGAACTTGGTGTTTGATAACTGTGAGAGATTCAACGAGGATCATTCGGACATCGGGCGGGCGGGACACACTATGAGATGGTTCTTTCACAGCCGCTGGACTGAGCTGTTAAAGCAGAAACTCACATGA